Sequence from the Clostridium saccharobutylicum DSM 13864 genome:
TCAGCTGAATATATTATGGCTGGAGGAAATGAAAATGTAATTCTTTGTGAAAGAGGAATAAGAACTTTTGAAACTTACACAAGAAATACTTTAGATTTAAGTGCAATACCAGCAGTTAAGAAGTTAAGTCATTTACCAGTAGTTGTTGATCCTAGTCATTCAGCAGGAAAGTACTGGATGGTTGAACCATTAGCAAAGGCAGCAATAGCAGTTGGTGCAGATGGACTTATAATAGAAGTTCATAATGATCCAGCAAATGCGTTATGTGATGGACCACAATCAATAAAACCTAACAAGTTCGCTAAGCTTATGGAAGAATTAAAAGTTATAGCAGCAGCAGTTGGAAGAGAAATTTAAGTTAGTTAAGAGTCAACAATGAACAGTTAACAGTTTATGAAGATTTTCACTTTAAAAGATCTTAGAATAATAAATTAATTATAATGTGATTTTAATGATATCTACTAACTGTTTATTGGGAAAGAGGAGTGTTGATAAATGGAAGAGTTAGTTGTGGATTTAAAGGAAAGAAGTTATCCGATTATCATAAAAAAGGGATTAATTGATGAAATTAATTTAGAGATAAGTAAAATCTACAAAGGGAAAAAGATATTTATACTAACAGATAAAAATGTAGATGCACATTATGGAGATAAAATTAAGAGCAATTTAGTTAATGAAGGATATAATGTTAAGTTAATGGTTTTAGAGCCAGGTGAAGAAACTAAGTCTTTTAATACTCTTCCTTTAATTTATAATGAACTTTTAGATTTTAAGTTTACAAGAAGTGATTTAATAATAACTCTTGGTGGAGGAGTTATTGGAGATTTAGGAGGATTTGTAGCATCAACATTTTTAAGAGGAGTGCCATTTGTTCAAATACCTACATCATTACTTGCTCAAGTTGATAGTAGCGTAGGTGGAAAAGTTGCAGTTGATTTAGAAAGAGGGAAAAACTTAGTAGGAAGCTTTTATCATCCTAAGTTAGTTTTAATAGATCCTAATGTGTTAGAAACTTTAAGTGATAGATTTTTTACAGATGGTATGGCTGAAGTTATCAAGTATGGATGTATAAAAGATAAAGAGTTCTTTTATTTCTTAAAAAGTTTAAAAACTAAAAAGGAAGTTATGAACAATATTGAAAAAATTATTCACAAATGTTGCTTTATAAAAAAGTGTGTTGTGGAAAACGATGAAAAAGATACAGGGGAAAGAATGTTATTAAATTTTGGACACACCCTAGGGCATGCTATAGAAACATACTATAATTTTAAGAAGTTTACTCATGGGGAAGCTGTTGCAATAGGTATGTATGAAATAAGCAAAATTTCAGAGGAAAAAGGAATTAGTGAAAAAGGTATATCGCAAGATATTAAGGAAATATTAATTCAATACGGACTTCCTTATGAAGTTGAGATTGAAGATAATTCAAAGATATTAGATACTATATCACTAGATAAAAAAAATATTGATAATGTTCTAAAAGTTGTATTACTA
This genomic interval carries:
- the aroB gene encoding 3-dehydroquinate synthase, whose translation is MEELVVDLKERSYPIIIKKGLIDEINLEISKIYKGKKIFILTDKNVDAHYGDKIKSNLVNEGYNVKLMVLEPGEETKSFNTLPLIYNELLDFKFTRSDLIITLGGGVIGDLGGFVASTFLRGVPFVQIPTSLLAQVDSSVGGKVAVDLERGKNLVGSFYHPKLVLIDPNVLETLSDRFFTDGMAEVIKYGCIKDKEFFYFLKSLKTKKEVMNNIEKIIHKCCFIKKCVVENDEKDTGERMLLNFGHTLGHAIETYYNFKKFTHGEAVAIGMYEISKISEEKGISEKGISQDIKEILIQYGLPYEVEIEDNSKILDTISLDKKNIDNVLKVVLLKRIGDSFLEKTDVKFFS